The genomic interval TGTTTACTTTTTACTACCTTTGCTCTTTTTGTATATGCTTTTGTTGTATGTTATCAAATTCTACAGTGAAAAAGATGAAAAAGTTTGTAATTCAATCAACAATATAGTTAGTGAACTAAAAAATTCATATGAAAAACTCAAAAAAAGAGAAACAGTTCAGTGTCATTGTTTAGATACGGATGTTCCAGAGTTGGAGAATTTACAGAATACTTTGAAATTAATTTTTGATGAATTTTCTGGAATAATTAAAGAATATAAGGTTACTTCATCCTCTTTTAAGAAAACTATTAAAGAACTTGAGGAAACACACAAGTTGGTTAATGAAAGGGATTTACAATTAATTACTGCCTTGGCTGAAGCTGTTGAATTAAAGGATACTGTTACTGGGAATCATTCGAAAAAAGTAGTAGATTTATCCGTTGAAATTGCTAATCTATTGGGTATTAGTGATCCTGAAGAAATTGAAGCAATAAAATACGGTGCCATTTTGCACGATATTGGAAAGATTGGAATTCCAGAGTCAATTTTAAATAAACCATCAAAATTGACAGCCGAAGAATTTGAAATAATGAAGAAACATACAATTTATGGTGAAAAAATAATAAAATCAATTCCTGGTTGGGATTTAGTTGCAGAAATAATTAGACATCATCATGAAAATTGGGATGGAAGTGGATATCCAGATGGCTTGAAAGGCGATGAGATATCTTTAAGAGCGCAAATAATATCAATTGCAGATGTTTTTACAGCATTGACTGAAGATAGACCATATAGAAAAGCTTTGAGTGAGGAGGAAGCTTTGGAAATAATAAGAAATATGGTTGGTCAGAAATTTTCTGAAAAGATTTATACTGTTTTTCTAGAAGCATTAAGAAGATTTAAGAAACGTGGTTGATTAAAATTTAAATTTATGTTAATATAAATTAGGAAAATACAATAAGAAAAGGAGGAAAGGATTATGAAAAGAACATATCAACCATCAAGAATTAAAAGAAAAAGGACACATGGATTTTTAGCAAGGAAAAGAACAGCATCAGGTAGAAAAGTATTAAAGAATCGTAGAAGAAAAGGAAGATGGAGATTAGCAGTTTAAAAACGAATACTTTTAGGAAATATGAACGCTTGAAGCTCAGGAAAGATATTTTGAATGTAATAAGAAATGGAAAAGGAATTCAGAATGATTGGTTTGTAGTATTATATATTAGGAATGGACTAGATTACAGTAGATATGCATTTTCAGTTAAAAAGAAAT from Thermosipho atlanticus DSM 15807 carries:
- a CDS encoding HD-GYP domain-containing protein encodes the protein MNRIKKRFVFVIFMLLVILQLFFFYMFLQSHLTSGVKVFAAFINNLFSTDNFIVSKLDLNFFDKKLNQNLSGILNEGPNSYIEGIYYSNMSLKYVKKVKDGYLLYEIPERVIKMPQAEEEEFLILFKNEVVYSNNYELIGSKLETKGLFSKSEVTDYGFEVVIRYDLKKVLKYSVYFLLPLLFLYMLLLYVIKFYSEKDEKVCNSINNIVSELKNSYEKLKKRETVQCHCLDTDVPELENLQNTLKLIFDEFSGIIKEYKVTSSSFKKTIKELEETHKLVNERDLQLITALAEAVELKDTVTGNHSKKVVDLSVEIANLLGISDPEEIEAIKYGAILHDIGKIGIPESILNKPSKLTAEEFEIMKKHTIYGEKIIKSIPGWDLVAEIIRHHHENWDGSGYPDGLKGDEISLRAQIISIADVFTALTEDRPYRKALSEEEALEIIRNMVGQKFSEKIYTVFLEALRRFKKRG
- the rpmH gene encoding 50S ribosomal protein L34, with protein sequence MKRTYQPSRIKRKRTHGFLARKRTASGRKVLKNRRRKGRWRLAV